One window of Pectobacterium carotovorum genomic DNA carries:
- a CDS encoding branched-chain amino acid transaminase, producing MTKKADYIWFNGEMVPWAEAKVHVMSHALHYGTSVFEGVRCYNSHKGPVVFRHREHMQRLRDSAKIYRMPVAQSVDELMEACRETLRKNNLTSAYIRPLVFIGDVGMGVNPPDGYQTDVIIAAFPWGAYLGEEALEAGIDAMVSSWNRVAANTIPTAAKAGGNYLSSLLVGSEARRHGYQEGIALDVHGYVSEGAGENLFEVKDGIIFTPPFTSSALPGITRDAIIKLAKDAGYEVREQVLSRESLYLADEVFMSGTAAEITPVRSVDGIQVGAGKRGPVTKALQQAFFGLFTGETEDKWGWLDPINR from the coding sequence ATGACAAAAAAAGCGGATTACATTTGGTTCAATGGCGAGATGGTTCCATGGGCTGAGGCAAAAGTACACGTCATGTCGCATGCCCTACATTATGGCACCTCCGTCTTTGAAGGCGTTCGTTGCTACAATTCACATAAGGGCCCGGTGGTTTTCCGTCACCGTGAGCACATGCAACGTCTGCGTGATTCGGCAAAAATCTACCGTATGCCCGTCGCGCAAAGCGTAGATGAGCTGATGGAAGCCTGCCGTGAAACGCTGCGTAAAAATAACCTGACCAGCGCCTATATTCGTCCACTGGTGTTCATTGGTGATGTGGGTATGGGTGTTAACCCGCCAGATGGTTATCAAACCGATGTGATCATCGCCGCCTTCCCGTGGGGCGCGTATCTGGGTGAAGAGGCGCTGGAAGCAGGCATCGATGCGATGGTGTCGTCCTGGAATCGCGTGGCGGCGAATACCATTCCAACCGCCGCAAAAGCGGGTGGCAATTATCTGTCCTCTCTGCTGGTGGGTAGCGAAGCGCGTCGCCACGGCTATCAAGAAGGGATCGCGTTGGATGTCCACGGTTATGTTTCCGAAGGTGCTGGCGAGAACTTGTTTGAAGTGAAGGACGGTATTATCTTCACGCCGCCGTTTACCTCTTCGGCGCTGCCAGGTATTACGCGTGACGCTATCATCAAACTGGCGAAAGACGCAGGTTATGAAGTGCGTGAGCAAGTGCTGTCCCGCGAGTCACTGTATCTGGCCGATGAAGTTTTCATGTCCGGTACTGCGGCAGAAATTACCCCCGTGCGCAGCGTCGACGGCATTCAGGTCGGTGCTGGCAAACGCGGCCCGGTCACCAAAGCCTTGCAGCAGGCGTTCTTCGGCCTCTTTACGGGTGAAACCGAAGATAAATGGGGCTGGTTGGATCCGATAAATCGTTAA
- the ilvM gene encoding acetolactate synthase 2 small subunit produces the protein MTHHQLSIQARFRPEVLERVLRVTRHRGFKVCAMNMVQTTNTDHINIELTVASHRSVDLLSTQLSKLLDIACVDIKPMTTSQQISA, from the coding sequence ATGACACACCATCAACTTTCGATTCAGGCGCGCTTTCGTCCCGAGGTTCTGGAGCGTGTATTGCGTGTTACCCGCCATCGCGGTTTCAAAGTTTGCGCGATGAATATGGTGCAAACCACCAATACCGATCACATTAATATTGAACTGACCGTTGCCAGCCATCGTTCGGTAGATTTATTGTCAACGCAATTGAGCAAGCTGTTGGATATTGCCTGCGTTGACATTAAACCGATGACGACATCACAGCAGATCAGCGCCTAA
- a CDS encoding acetolactate synthase 2 catalytic subunit — MNGAQWVVQALRAQGVETVFGYPGGAIMPVYDALYDGGVKHLLCRHEQGAVMAAIGYARSTGNVGVCIATSGPGATNLITGLADALLDSVPVVAITGQVGSALIGTDAFQEIDVLGLSLACTKHSFLVESLESLPEVMAEAFAIANSGRPGPVLVDIPKDIQLAVGDFTPNFAPVANDVDFPEQDIAQAYALLAKAQKPVLYVGGGVGMANAVPALREFLSVTDIPSVSTLKGLGAVDANHPYYLGMIGMHGTKAANLIVQECDLLIAVGARFDDRVTGKLNAFAPHASVIHMDIDPAELSKLRHANVALQGDLKTILPALQQPLNVSAWRQQAAMMKAEYPWRYDHPGQAIYAPALLKTISERMDADTVVTTDVGQHQMWAAQHMTFSRPENFITSSGLGTMGFGVPAAVGAQVARPDDMVICISGDGSFMMNVQELGTIKRKRLPLKIVLLDNQRLGMVRQWQQLFFDERYSETDLSDNPDFLTLASAFDIPGQRITRKDQIDVALDALFNSEGPYLLHVSIDEYENVWPLVPPGAGNETMLDKTK, encoded by the coding sequence ATGAATGGAGCACAGTGGGTGGTTCAAGCGTTGCGAGCGCAGGGAGTGGAAACCGTTTTTGGTTATCCGGGGGGCGCGATAATGCCAGTCTATGATGCACTTTATGACGGCGGCGTTAAACACCTGCTGTGTCGCCACGAGCAAGGCGCGGTGATGGCGGCGATTGGCTATGCTCGCTCCACAGGCAACGTGGGCGTCTGCATTGCGACATCTGGCCCAGGAGCAACGAACCTGATCACCGGTTTGGCCGATGCGCTGCTGGATTCTGTCCCTGTGGTCGCGATCACTGGGCAGGTGGGATCGGCGCTGATCGGCACCGATGCTTTTCAGGAGATCGACGTGCTGGGGCTGTCGCTGGCCTGTACGAAACACAGTTTTCTGGTTGAGTCTCTTGAATCACTGCCGGAAGTGATGGCAGAAGCGTTCGCGATTGCCAACAGTGGTCGCCCTGGCCCTGTTCTGGTCGATATTCCTAAAGATATCCAACTGGCGGTGGGGGATTTCACTCCAAACTTTGCGCCCGTTGCTAACGATGTTGATTTCCCCGAGCAAGATATTGCGCAGGCGTACGCTCTGTTAGCGAAAGCGCAAAAACCGGTGCTGTACGTTGGCGGTGGGGTCGGCATGGCGAATGCGGTTCCGGCACTGCGTGAATTCCTGAGCGTAACGGATATCCCTTCCGTTTCTACCCTGAAAGGGCTGGGTGCCGTGGATGCCAATCATCCCTATTACCTCGGTATGATTGGTATGCACGGCACGAAGGCGGCGAACCTGATTGTGCAGGAGTGCGATTTGTTAATCGCGGTCGGGGCGCGTTTTGATGACCGCGTGACCGGCAAACTGAACGCCTTCGCGCCTCACGCCAGTGTTATTCATATGGATATCGACCCAGCAGAATTGAGCAAATTGCGTCATGCTAATGTCGCGTTGCAAGGCGATCTGAAAACGATATTACCTGCGCTGCAACAGCCGCTGAACGTCAGCGCGTGGCGCCAGCAGGCGGCCATGATGAAGGCAGAATACCCGTGGCGTTATGATCATCCCGGTCAGGCGATTTATGCGCCTGCGCTGCTGAAAACGATCTCCGAACGAATGGATGCGGATACGGTGGTCACGACCGATGTGGGCCAGCACCAGATGTGGGCCGCACAGCATATGACGTTCAGCCGTCCTGAGAATTTCATCACCTCCAGCGGCCTCGGCACGATGGGCTTTGGTGTACCCGCTGCGGTAGGCGCACAGGTTGCGCGCCCGGACGACATGGTTATCTGCATTTCCGGCGATGGTTCTTTCATGATGAATGTTCAGGAATTGGGCACCATCAAACGAAAACGGCTGCCGTTGAAGATCGTGCTGCTGGATAACCAACGGTTAGGTATGGTGCGCCAGTGGCAGCAGTTATTCTTTGATGAACGCTACAGTGAAACCGACCTCTCCGATAACCCTGATTTCCTGACGCTGGCAAGCGCGTTTGATATCCCTGGCCAGCGCATCACCCGTAAAGATCAAATTGATGTCGCGCTGGATGCCCTGTTTAACAGCGAAGGACCCTATTTATTACACGTATCGATTGATGAGTACGAAAACGTTTGGCCACTGGTTCCGCCGGGTGCGGGCAACGAAACGATGCTTGATAAAACCAAGTAA